GAGTTGAATTCTTCataggaattattttttacgtttaatTCAGTTCCGTGTGTCTTCTGAtcgattctttttttttaaaaaaaagtaaacttctttttttatctttttctccACATGCTGCACTGGCATTATGCCCACTTCGATGTGTCTCTTTCGAATTATCATCATTAAGTTGGTAATTAAATTCGTCATACAGCTCACTTACAAATTCGTTATCCTCTGCATCTGCAGGATCTCCCTCATTCCATGCAGCATGTACAGGATCTATCTCATCATTAATGGAATTCATAGGGTACAACGCAGATGATGATACTTCTTCccgtttgttctttttattatcgGTGCTGTTTTCTTCGCCCTGACCCATCGCTCCATTGTCTAGCTCTTCTTCTACATCTCCCTCGTTTTGCATAAATTGCAAAGCGCATGCGAGGTGGTGACTGTTGTTGTCCTCCATAATTCCCCCCTCTTGCTGACTAATTTGGTGCGCTCCTTCATTCAAGTTACTCATTTGTGCTGTTTGTTCGCTAACCAgcatattattcatatttctcGATTCGCTCATACGTCTTAGAACCTGTTCTATAGATTCGTTGCTTGACATAAAACTAAAGTTGTTAATTAGGAGGTCGAAAAATCCTCTGTTGTATAGGATAAACAATCCAGAAACGATaaagtacatttttgaacttgcttcaaataaaaataaaacaaataatattttcaacaaaaggaataaatgaAACCTTTCTATGATATCCATAATGTAGTTATTAAAATGGGTCCTTTGGTTCGTTTGGTTGGTATCATTTGCTTCATTATTCACCCCGTCGTTGTTATTTTCAGCGTTGTTATTTTCAACGTTGTTATTTTCAGTGTTGTTATTACTACCATTATTGCTACTTTCTCTATTTCCGCTGGGGGCTTCCCCACTGAGATCGCCGTTAACTTTATGTTCGCCTTTATCCCCCTTGCTCTCGATTAACTgtatgctttttaaaaattcctgGTTCTCATTTGACTTAATTAACGTGTCGATAAAATAATGTTGCGAAGTGACATTCTCGTTTAGGTAGTAATCTCCCGTTTCGTCCTTTATGGCTGTAATGATGTTatggtgaaaataaatattttttatttgatccTGATATTTTGACAATCTTCTTGCATATGTTAGaagcaaaattttataaatcctCGTTTGTTCTTCTTTCGACTCCTCATCTTTCACTTTGCTTTCTCCTTCCATTGTTTCGACGTAGTATGGAGTAATGGTCTCTAATCCGCGGTGGTGGCTTAACTAGCAGATCAATCGATAAATATACTCGCATGCAACGGTAACAATGCGAGGCGAGAAACGGTAAAAGCTATCACATGTATAGGGATGTGCCTGTACTTGAACACATATAACACACGGCACAAACTGGTACACACTGCCAAAACACAAACTGGTACGCCTCGCCACAGCACAAACTAGAACACGTCGCCACAACACAAACTAATACACGTCGTCACTGCACATGGCTCGGATGTCCTTCTCCGAGTTtcgtatttttattcatatggatatttttaaaatgctcacaatatttttctatcTCGATATGTACGCATATTCATTCAAGTAGAGGTGCACTGAGGGGCTCATGTTGCATGGGCCGTTGGTGTGCACACCCACAGTAGAGGATACGCTTTAAAAGAATGTGCCGTGTAGGTGTGTATAACGTGGATTGGGAATCTACAAACGGGCAAagaatggaataaaaaaggggggctcCTCGGGGGAACGCAGCTAATGACAGAGTGGAGGTCTGATAAAAGCAGAGACCGGGCATAAGCGTGTTTTTGTGATGTCACACTCAAAGCGTGATAACATGAGCAAGTTTCACACACACGTTCGTGCCAACCCCGGCCTGTCACGATAACATGTGCCTACGGACGGAGCATGTTTAAAGTTCAAATAAATCAAACGAATATCAGCATCAATAAATAGTGTGCATAAACGGGGGCTTCCTCCTTTACAAACACGCTACTGTGATGGTATTATAAAAGTTACTTTTCAAACAAATATTTTctgttcacaaaaaaaaaaaaatcagatcattttttttggggggggtccAAAACTGGGGCTACTTTTAACGCCTagtcatttttacatttccttAGTACTCTTTTGGTTCGTCTTTTCTTTAGTAGCACTTGCGCAGGTACATAATCACAGCGCACGTTTCTGCTACTTTGTTTGCTctgcaagggggggaggtgtCCAGCACGCCGGTATCTGCACAGGTTCGGCTAACTGCGTGCGAGAATGCAAACGGAAAGGTGTACGTCGCGGCATGCGGAAAGGCATAAGTCACGGGTACATAACTCATACGAGCAGTGAAATGTACTTATGGAGAATTTTCCCAAAACGAAATTTACCAAAAGGGGCACTCTTCTTCAATGGACAACACTGCTATACACGTATGCAGGAAATTCCCGCTTAAagttcttccttcctttgtTTTATGCCTTCAAAAAGTtggttacttttttttaaagtaagaaaaatattcattcgcgtacttaaaaatatcttcCTGAATTGGTATGTCAAAcaggtacatatatatatatatatatac
This genomic stretch from Plasmodium cynomolgi strain B DNA, chromosome 14, whole genome shotgun sequence harbors:
- a CDS encoding hypothetical protein (putative), whose product is MEGESKVKDEESKEEQTRIYKILLLTYARRLSKYQDQIKNIYFHHNIITAIKDETGDYYLNENVTSQHYFIDTLIKSNENQEFLKSIQLIESKGDKGEHKVNGDLSGEAPSGNRESSNNGSNNNTENNNVENNNAENNNDGVNNEANDTNQTNQRTHFNNYIMDIIERFHLFLLLKILFVLFLFEASSKMYFIVSGLFILYNRGFFDLLINNFSFMSSNESIEQVLRRMSESRNMNNMLVSEQTAQMSNLNEGAHQISQQEGGIMEDNNSHHLACALQFMQNEGDVEEELDNGAMGQGEENSTDNKKNKREEVSSSALYPMNSINDEIDPVHAAWNEGDPADAEDNEFVSELIDQKTHGTELNVKNNSYEEFNSSVNLNEKGDSSYLDDVTDELFREMGAANSGDVANLLCDGVRRRKNISSSDQKCGNNDDLNGDSSNERNDSASNMRNNNKMYFRDSSTTFNNLLNNSMSEFINSDCDDSENNLDSGQSYCSNSSASKKKRNAPHSTPEEGDNNTSMNARRKPTKFEKYIYQSVVMFFMTLLPWWVPDVAYLED